One Astyanax mexicanus isolate ESR-SI-001 chromosome 3, AstMex3_surface, whole genome shotgun sequence genomic region harbors:
- the dazl gene encoding deleted in azoospermia-like isoform X3 — MDIQKQRHAFQPSALKLSNGFILPEGKLTPNTLFVGGIDMKVEENEIRDFFARYGAVKEVKIITYRGGICKGYGFVYFSEDVDIQTIVEQQISFKGKKLKLGPAIMKERSSRSLQSPLIGPSQWVCPSPCIYCTCSSPGMAPPSPVYSGGSQYLQPYSYSSFPGVMIPQVPVNYTQSAYTYPGQDPLSQRWTL, encoded by the exons ATG GATATCCAGAAACAGCGTCATGCATTTCAGCCGTCAGCTCTGAAGCTGTCCAACGGGTTCATCCTACCGGAGGGCAAGCTGACCCCCAACACACTGTTCGTTGGGGGAATCGACATGAAG gTGGAGGAAAATGAGATCCGGGACTTCTTTGCTCGATACGGTGCGGTGAAGGAGGTCAAAATCATCACCTATCGTGGGGGCATCTGCAAAGG GTACGGTTTTGTTTACTTCAGCGAGGATGTTGACATCCAGACGATCGTTGAA CAACAGATCTCTTTTAAAGGGAAGAAACTCAAACTGGGCCCTGCCATCATGAAGGAGCGGAGTTCTC GTTCTCTCCAGTCCCCTCTGATTGGTCCCTCTCAGTGGGTGTGCCCCTCCCCCTGCATATACTGTACTTGCTCCAGTCCTGGCATGGCCCCTCCCTCGCCCGTTTACAGTGGAGGTAGTCAGTATCTACAG CCCTATTCTTACTCCAGCTTTCCAGGAGTGATGATCCCACAGGTCCCAGTGAACTACACACAGTCAGCCTACACTTACCCG GGTCAAGACCCATTGAGCCAGAGGTGGACATTGTGA
- the dazl gene encoding deleted in azoospermia-like isoform X4 — MKVEENEIRDFFARYGAVKEVKIITYRGGICKGYGFVYFSEDVDIQTIVEQQISFKGKKLKLGPAIMKERSSRSLQSPLIGPSQWVCPSPCIYCTCSSPGMAPPSPVYSGGSQYLQPYSYSSFPGVMIPQVPVNYTQSAYTYPYPIPQWCGDQRTRLFNQNYVDCGVQTLLTLL, encoded by the exons ATGAAG gTGGAGGAAAATGAGATCCGGGACTTCTTTGCTCGATACGGTGCGGTGAAGGAGGTCAAAATCATCACCTATCGTGGGGGCATCTGCAAAGG GTACGGTTTTGTTTACTTCAGCGAGGATGTTGACATCCAGACGATCGTTGAA CAACAGATCTCTTTTAAAGGGAAGAAACTCAAACTGGGCCCTGCCATCATGAAGGAGCGGAGTTCTC GTTCTCTCCAGTCCCCTCTGATTGGTCCCTCTCAGTGGGTGTGCCCCTCCCCCTGCATATACTGTACTTGCTCCAGTCCTGGCATGGCCCCTCCCTCGCCCGTTTACAGTGGAGGTAGTCAGTATCTACAG CCCTATTCTTACTCCAGCTTTCCAGGAGTGATGATCCCACAGGTCCCAGTGAACTACACACAGTCAGCCTACACTTACCCG TATCCCATACCGCAGTGGTGTGGTGACCAGAGGACAAGACTTTTCAATCAG AACTATGTGGACTGTGGGGTTCAGACCTTACTGACTCTCCTATAA
- the dazl gene encoding deleted in azoospermia-like isoform X2, whose protein sequence is MDIQKQRHAFQPSALKLSNGFILPEGKLTPNTLFVGGIDMKVEENEIRDFFARYGAVKEVKIITYRGGICKGYGFVYFSEDVDIQTIVEQQISFKGKKLKLGPAIMKERSSRSLQSPLIGPSQWVCPSPCIYCTCSSPGMAPPSPVYSGGSQYLQPYSYSSFPGVMIPQVPVNYTQSAYTYPYPIPQWCGDQRTRLFNQGQDPLSQRWTL, encoded by the exons ATG GATATCCAGAAACAGCGTCATGCATTTCAGCCGTCAGCTCTGAAGCTGTCCAACGGGTTCATCCTACCGGAGGGCAAGCTGACCCCCAACACACTGTTCGTTGGGGGAATCGACATGAAG gTGGAGGAAAATGAGATCCGGGACTTCTTTGCTCGATACGGTGCGGTGAAGGAGGTCAAAATCATCACCTATCGTGGGGGCATCTGCAAAGG GTACGGTTTTGTTTACTTCAGCGAGGATGTTGACATCCAGACGATCGTTGAA CAACAGATCTCTTTTAAAGGGAAGAAACTCAAACTGGGCCCTGCCATCATGAAGGAGCGGAGTTCTC GTTCTCTCCAGTCCCCTCTGATTGGTCCCTCTCAGTGGGTGTGCCCCTCCCCCTGCATATACTGTACTTGCTCCAGTCCTGGCATGGCCCCTCCCTCGCCCGTTTACAGTGGAGGTAGTCAGTATCTACAG CCCTATTCTTACTCCAGCTTTCCAGGAGTGATGATCCCACAGGTCCCAGTGAACTACACACAGTCAGCCTACACTTACCCG TATCCCATACCGCAGTGGTGTGGTGACCAGAGGACAAGACTTTTCAATCAG GGTCAAGACCCATTGAGCCAGAGGTGGACATTGTGA
- the dazl gene encoding deleted in azoospermia-like isoform X1, translating into MDIQKQRHAFQPSALKLSNGFILPEGKLTPNTLFVGGIDMKVEENEIRDFFARYGAVKEVKIITYRGGICKGYGFVYFSEDVDIQTIVEQQISFKGKKLKLGPAIMKERSSRSLQSPLIGPSQWVCPSPCIYCTCSSPGMAPPSPVYSGGSQYLQPYSYSSFPGVMIPQVPVNYTQSAYTYPYPIPQWCGDQRTRLFNQNYVDCGVQTLLTLL; encoded by the exons ATG GATATCCAGAAACAGCGTCATGCATTTCAGCCGTCAGCTCTGAAGCTGTCCAACGGGTTCATCCTACCGGAGGGCAAGCTGACCCCCAACACACTGTTCGTTGGGGGAATCGACATGAAG gTGGAGGAAAATGAGATCCGGGACTTCTTTGCTCGATACGGTGCGGTGAAGGAGGTCAAAATCATCACCTATCGTGGGGGCATCTGCAAAGG GTACGGTTTTGTTTACTTCAGCGAGGATGTTGACATCCAGACGATCGTTGAA CAACAGATCTCTTTTAAAGGGAAGAAACTCAAACTGGGCCCTGCCATCATGAAGGAGCGGAGTTCTC GTTCTCTCCAGTCCCCTCTGATTGGTCCCTCTCAGTGGGTGTGCCCCTCCCCCTGCATATACTGTACTTGCTCCAGTCCTGGCATGGCCCCTCCCTCGCCCGTTTACAGTGGAGGTAGTCAGTATCTACAG CCCTATTCTTACTCCAGCTTTCCAGGAGTGATGATCCCACAGGTCCCAGTGAACTACACACAGTCAGCCTACACTTACCCG TATCCCATACCGCAGTGGTGTGGTGACCAGAGGACAAGACTTTTCAATCAG AACTATGTGGACTGTGGGGTTCAGACCTTACTGACTCTCCTATAA